Proteins from one Paenibacillus amylolyticus genomic window:
- the nadB gene encoding L-aspartate oxidase produces MIPQYLVDFDLSALPMVETDVLVIGSGIAGLFTAIKASQQQRVLMITKKSLLESNTRYAQGGIAAVIAEDDSPAYHLQDTLVAGAGLCRSEAVEVLVNEGPDGVKELIRLGTLFDLENGELALTQEGAHSHRRILHANGDATGYEIVRALAVEVNEHPGIEVWDEHFVVDLITDRNRGECIGALVQKDDGSQVFVKAQATVLCSGGAGQLYRYTTNPDVATADGVAMAYRAGAIVRDMEFIQFHPTSLCYPGAPRFLVSEAVRGEGAYLRNVKGERFMDRYHDQLELAPRDIVARAIVSEMESTNSTFVYLDITHEQPEMIKHRFPTIYETCMRYGLDMTTDWIPVAPAAHYMMGGVKTDLSGESSISRLFACGEVSSTGVHGANRLASNSLSEAIVFGRRIVDRIQSLAPLDSLQARGVAPSSVDMNSKINKIKEEQKPVSERRLRLQKMMVRQVGLRRNGADLQKAMDKLQQEMQYFDQTLTHKEELEYANLLTCAWLVTSGALHREESRGAHYREDFPSRDDIVWQKHSLQQREQAIVEELMS; encoded by the coding sequence ATGATACCGCAATATTTAGTTGATTTTGATCTGTCTGCGCTACCCATGGTAGAGACGGATGTACTGGTTATAGGCTCAGGAATTGCCGGTTTGTTTACTGCCATTAAGGCAAGTCAACAACAACGTGTATTAATGATCACGAAGAAGTCATTGCTTGAAAGCAACACCAGATATGCGCAGGGAGGAATCGCTGCGGTTATTGCTGAGGATGATTCACCTGCTTACCACTTGCAGGACACACTTGTTGCAGGAGCGGGCCTATGCCGCTCCGAAGCGGTAGAGGTATTGGTGAATGAGGGTCCAGACGGCGTGAAGGAACTGATTCGTTTGGGTACTTTGTTCGATCTGGAGAACGGCGAGTTGGCATTGACGCAGGAAGGTGCGCATAGCCACCGCCGTATTTTGCATGCCAACGGGGACGCAACGGGATATGAGATTGTACGTGCGCTTGCTGTCGAAGTGAATGAGCATCCAGGGATTGAAGTATGGGATGAGCACTTTGTTGTTGATCTGATTACAGATCGAAATCGAGGGGAATGCATTGGCGCTTTGGTTCAGAAGGATGACGGATCACAAGTGTTCGTAAAGGCACAGGCAACCGTTCTATGCTCCGGCGGGGCAGGACAATTGTACCGATATACGACGAATCCGGATGTAGCTACTGCCGATGGTGTAGCCATGGCTTATCGAGCAGGGGCGATTGTTCGTGATATGGAATTTATTCAATTCCACCCCACCTCGCTATGTTACCCGGGTGCCCCACGTTTTCTTGTGTCAGAAGCCGTACGCGGTGAAGGAGCATACTTGCGCAATGTGAAGGGTGAACGCTTCATGGATCGTTACCATGACCAGCTTGAGCTGGCCCCGCGCGATATCGTGGCACGAGCGATTGTTAGTGAGATGGAGTCCACCAACAGCACCTTTGTGTATCTGGATATTACACATGAACAGCCAGAGATGATCAAGCATCGCTTCCCTACCATATATGAGACTTGCATGCGATATGGATTGGATATGACAACCGACTGGATTCCCGTTGCGCCTGCTGCCCATTACATGATGGGTGGTGTGAAAACGGATTTAAGTGGAGAGAGCAGCATCTCCCGATTATTTGCTTGTGGGGAGGTGTCCTCTACAGGAGTGCATGGAGCTAACCGTCTGGCGAGCAACTCCTTATCTGAAGCCATTGTATTTGGCCGGAGGATTGTTGATCGTATTCAATCTCTTGCTCCGCTTGATTCGTTACAAGCAAGAGGGGTTGCGCCTTCATCTGTAGACATGAATAGCAAGATCAACAAGATCAAGGAAGAGCAGAAGCCGGTATCGGAAAGACGCTTACGATTACAGAAAATGATGGTTCGTCAGGTAGGCTTGCGCCGGAATGGTGCGGACCTGCAGAAGGCCATGGACAAACTGCAACAGGAAATGCAATATTTTGATCAGACACTCACGCATAAGGAAGAGCTGGAGTATGCCAATCTTCTGACCTGTGCCTGGTTAGTTACCAGCGGTGCACTACACCGCGAGGAGAGTCGGGGAGCTCACTATCGTGAGGATTTCCCGTCACGTGATGATATCGTGTGGCAGAAACATAGTCTGCAGCAGCGAGAACAAGCCATTGTGGAGGAATTGATGTCATGA